A section of the Alkalihalobacillus sp. LMS39 genome encodes:
- a CDS encoding glycoside hydrolase family 25 protein, with amino-acid sequence MTPSLQSKWQKRAVFFLLFSFTILALLVLLWYEGIIIPNASRANEYPVKGVDVSAYQGDIDWDHLQKQELSFAFIKATEGSSFVDRYFEKNWEYANNTPLRVGAYHFFSYDSGGDTQAENFIKTVPIDERALPPVIDVEFYGDKEKNLPDRADVVRELTVMIDLLEKHYGKRVILYTTNKAYDLFIKDEFQQCDIWIRDVFQVPSLPDNREWTFWQYTDREKLEGYNGEEKFIDVNVFSGSEHEFARYGLGK; translated from the coding sequence ATGACTCCTTCACTACAATCGAAGTGGCAAAAACGCGCAGTATTCTTCTTATTATTTTCCTTTACAATACTAGCTCTACTCGTTCTCCTTTGGTATGAAGGGATTATCATTCCGAATGCATCCCGTGCCAATGAATACCCTGTAAAAGGAGTAGATGTATCTGCTTATCAAGGTGACATTGATTGGGACCACCTTCAAAAACAAGAGTTGTCATTTGCTTTTATTAAAGCTACAGAAGGAAGTTCTTTTGTCGACCGATATTTCGAGAAAAACTGGGAATACGCAAACAACACGCCATTACGAGTGGGTGCTTATCACTTTTTCAGTTATGATAGCGGCGGGGATACGCAAGCGGAAAACTTTATAAAAACGGTTCCTATTGACGAGAGAGCCTTACCACCGGTTATTGATGTTGAGTTTTATGGTGATAAAGAAAAAAATCTACCAGACCGTGCAGATGTCGTGCGTGAACTTACAGTTATGATTGACTTATTAGAAAAGCACTATGGGAAGCGAGTTATTCTTTATACAACGAATAAAGCATACGACTTATTCATTAAAGATGAATTTCAACAATGTGATATATGGATACGAGATGTTTTTCAAGTACCATCTCTACCAGATAATCGAGAGTGGACATTTTGGCAATATACAGATAGAGAAAAGCTAGAAGGTTATAACGGTGAAGAAAAATTCATCGATGTTAATGTATTTTCTGGCAGTGAACATGAATTTGCTCGTTATGGCTTGGGTAAGTGA
- a CDS encoding N-acetyltransferase yields the protein MNYLSLTNKNLSEEHVCCAFSSKKYESGVMEKKKWIAERIEEGLVFYRLNERAKVFIEYLPAKRAWVPIQAPNYMYINCLWVSGKYQNGGHGAQLLDYCKQDAINRGMDGIVHLASKKKMPFLSDARFFEHQGFQVVDEAEPYFQLLALTWNEESEIPTFSKRRDCTEKEGIMIYYTAQCPFAVGVVTELQSIANRKGISFQTKKLTTQEEAQKSPAIWTTFSLFYNGDFITHEIWNATKLEKYLEKIEKECH from the coding sequence ATGAATTACCTCTCTTTAACAAATAAGAATCTTTCAGAAGAGCATGTTTGTTGCGCGTTTAGTTCAAAGAAATATGAATCAGGTGTAATGGAGAAAAAGAAATGGATCGCAGAACGGATCGAAGAAGGACTTGTTTTTTATCGACTTAATGAAAGGGCGAAAGTGTTTATCGAATATCTCCCTGCCAAAAGGGCATGGGTACCGATTCAAGCACCGAATTATATGTATATAAACTGCTTATGGGTATCCGGTAAATATCAAAATGGGGGACATGGTGCTCAATTGCTAGATTATTGTAAGCAAGATGCGATAAATCGAGGAATGGATGGAATTGTTCATCTTGCAAGTAAGAAGAAAATGCCATTTTTAAGTGACGCCCGTTTTTTTGAGCATCAAGGATTTCAAGTCGTAGACGAAGCGGAGCCTTATTTTCAATTGTTAGCGTTAACGTGGAACGAGGAAAGTGAGATTCCTACGTTTAGTAAACGGAGAGACTGTACAGAAAAAGAAGGCATTATGATTTACTATACAGCTCAATGTCCATTTGCAGTTGGAGTCGTAACAGAATTACAGAGTATTGCCAATAGGAAGGGTATTTCTTTTCAGACGAAAAAATTGACGACTCAAGAAGAAGCACAAAAATCACCTGCAATTTGGACAACATTCTCGCTGTTTTATAATGGTGATTTCATCACTCATGAAATATGGAACGCGACAAAGCTAGAAAAATATTTAGAAAAAATAGAGAAAGAATGTCATTAG
- a CDS encoding HXXEE domain-containing protein: MDLSFLIWSFLIVFMIHNFEEIIMIEKWFHTTYPDIKEKLPAFVRNELEKRKQITTVQFTMAVFVLFLIASLFIILTILQGYFFLFVGLNLFFSLNIVTHITQAIVLKCYVPGLWTTIFVILPYNLYFYYYLELHQLYYTFNFSDSVIIVLCLLPALLFAHKLAEKWS, encoded by the coding sequence ATGGATTTATCTTTTCTTATTTGGTCCTTTTTGATTGTTTTTATGATTCATAATTTTGAAGAAATCATCATGATAGAAAAGTGGTTTCACACGACATATCCAGATATAAAAGAAAAGCTACCTGCCTTTGTTCGAAATGAACTCGAAAAAAGAAAACAAATTACAACGGTACAATTTACAATGGCCGTTTTCGTGTTATTTCTCATTGCCTCTCTCTTTATTATCTTGACCATTTTGCAAGGTTATTTCTTTCTCTTTGTTGGGCTCAATTTATTTTTCTCTTTAAATATAGTGACACATATAACTCAAGCGATTGTTTTGAAATGTTATGTACCAGGGTTATGGACGACGATTTTTGTTATTTTACCTTATAATCTATATTTCTATTACTATTTAGAGCTGCATCAGTTATATTACACATTCAATTTTTCAGACAGTGTCATCATAGTTTTATGTCTTCTTCCTGCTTTACTATTCGCGCATAAACTGGCAGAAAAATGGTCGTAA
- a CDS encoding DUF2642 domain-containing protein, whose translation MFHFNGSPYGYYQEQALPPGKYMYSPQFPQMMQQLSPMYMIPTEPVFVDHLMMQLNKPITVVTVAETLAGTLTGVAVDHLQLTINDVDHHIRYQHIIYFKEE comes from the coding sequence ATGTTTCATTTTAATGGAAGTCCATATGGTTATTATCAAGAACAAGCTTTGCCACCAGGGAAATATATGTATTCCCCGCAATTTCCGCAAATGATGCAACAATTGTCACCAATGTACATGATTCCTACAGAGCCAGTATTTGTTGATCATTTGATGATGCAATTGAATAAACCAATTACGGTTGTGACCGTTGCTGAAACATTAGCCGGTACGTTAACGGGTGTCGCAGTTGACCATCTCCAATTAACCATTAATGATGTTGATCACCATATCCGTTATCAGCATATCATTTACTTTAAAGAAGAATAA
- a CDS encoding AraC family transcriptional regulator: MEIVQRLSDSIDYIEQHLTEDIDIDKLAKITCSSTFHYQRMFHMLTGVPVAEYIRKRRLTKAAQELSSSKSKVIDIALKYRYDTPESFSKAFRKLHGITPSQVKTRGMMLKAFPKISFQIQIKGVADMKYKIVEKEAFDIIGKGLRVSLENEENKQAIPAFWDECNSNGVSEKLSKQMGEMGFIGACLSNTNEYKDFMYMVAVEKTKDDVANEFDVYTIPAATWAVFEAIGPVPNAINETWDRIYSEWFPATGYEQAPGPELEVYKDDDVQAKDHCCEIWVPVVKK; encoded by the coding sequence GTGGAAATCGTTCAACGTTTATCTGACAGTATTGATTATATTGAGCAACATTTAACTGAGGACATTGATATTGATAAATTAGCGAAAATAACGTGTAGCTCAACCTTTCATTATCAACGTATGTTCCATATGTTAACAGGTGTGCCAGTAGCCGAATATATTCGAAAAAGACGGTTAACAAAAGCAGCGCAAGAATTATCTTCATCTAAAAGCAAAGTAATTGATATTGCGCTGAAATATCGATATGATACGCCCGAATCATTTTCCAAGGCATTTCGTAAATTACATGGCATCACACCGTCTCAAGTCAAAACTCGCGGAATGATGTTAAAGGCATTTCCGAAAATCTCCTTCCAAATTCAAATCAAAGGGGTAGCGGATATGAAGTATAAAATTGTGGAAAAAGAAGCGTTTGATATTATCGGGAAAGGACTTAGGGTTTCGCTTGAAAATGAAGAAAACAAGCAGGCGATTCCAGCATTTTGGGATGAATGTAATTCAAACGGTGTATCAGAAAAACTCAGTAAGCAAATGGGAGAGATGGGCTTTATTGGAGCTTGTCTAAGCAATACAAACGAGTACAAAGACTTCATGTATATGGTTGCAGTAGAAAAAACAAAAGATGACGTGGCGAATGAATTTGATGTTTACACAATCCCAGCTGCAACATGGGCGGTATTTGAAGCTATAGGACCTGTTCCGAACGCGATAAATGAAACATGGGACCGAATATATAGTGAATGGTTTCCTGCGACAGGCTATGAGCAAGCGCCTGGACCGGAATTAGAAGTGTATAAGGATGATGATGTTCAAGCAAAGGACCATTGTTGTGAAATATGGGTGCCTGTTGTGAAAAAGTAG
- a CDS encoding putative zinc-binding protein, which yields MKQKNMPLVYSCSGCSSAAQMANAIAVKMDREKLAEMSCIAGVGGNVKHLVNTATSGRDIIAIDGCPLACCHHCLAKHDVQPTYHFLLHEFDVKKRKGIDPDEDETNRVYERIVGEIQIY from the coding sequence ATGAAACAAAAGAATATGCCACTTGTGTATTCTTGCTCAGGCTGCTCTTCAGCCGCACAAATGGCCAATGCCATTGCGGTAAAAATGGATCGAGAAAAACTAGCAGAAATGTCTTGTATCGCAGGTGTAGGAGGAAACGTAAAACATTTAGTGAACACTGCAACATCAGGACGCGACATTATTGCTATCGACGGTTGTCCTTTGGCTTGTTGCCACCATTGTTTAGCCAAACATGATGTCCAACCAACCTATCATTTTCTTTTGCACGAGTTCGATGTAAAAAAACGTAAAGGAATTGATCCAGATGAAGATGAAACGAATCGGGTTTATGAGAGGATTGTTGGGGAAATACAAATTTATTAA
- a CDS encoding response regulator transcription factor produces the protein MYKLMVIEDDEELRSLTKESLERYGFDVYVQTDFKTILEDFQSLQPDLVLLDINLPYYDGYFLCRSIRAKSTVPIIMISARSADMDQIMAIELGADDYITKPFTLDILVSKVKATIRRVYGEYAKDETTILRHGDFYVDSAKLVMGYRERLIEVSKNECRLIVTFMKHQNQFVAREALIEEVWDDVTFVDDNTLTVNMSRIKQKLAELGLPNLIKSKRGVGYMMQDVESVGKFDG, from the coding sequence TTGTACAAGCTCATGGTGATTGAAGACGACGAAGAATTGAGGTCCTTGACAAAGGAATCGCTAGAGCGGTATGGGTTTGATGTCTATGTGCAAACTGATTTTAAAACGATTTTAGAAGATTTTCAATCGTTGCAGCCGGACTTAGTGTTGCTCGATATTAATCTACCATACTATGATGGCTATTTTCTTTGCCGAAGCATTCGGGCGAAATCAACGGTACCGATTATTATGATTTCGGCAAGGAGTGCGGATATGGACCAAATAATGGCGATTGAATTAGGGGCTGATGACTATATTACAAAGCCGTTTACATTGGATATCCTTGTTTCAAAAGTAAAAGCAACGATACGAAGGGTGTATGGTGAATATGCAAAGGATGAGACAACCATTCTTCGGCATGGTGACTTTTACGTTGACAGTGCAAAACTAGTAATGGGCTATCGCGAGCGCTTAATAGAAGTGAGCAAAAATGAATGTAGGCTTATTGTTACATTTATGAAACATCAAAATCAATTCGTTGCGAGAGAGGCATTAATTGAAGAAGTGTGGGACGATGTAACGTTTGTTGATGATAATACATTAACGGTTAATATGAGTCGGATTAAGCAAAAATTAGCCGAGCTTGGGTTGCCCAATCTTATAAAAAGTAAACGAGGGGTAGGCTATATGATGCAGGACGTTGAATCAGTAGGGAAATTTGATGGTTAA
- a CDS encoding sensor histidine kinase produces MVKSIALQYVKDRLLFLLFYCASIVCIVLFFYVTGPNDNEIAYPLCMAAFFLLVFLFVDWSKYYSFNKKIKQLFKEQYTVLEGATEEQKLVAAVIEKMNNDHAKEISQLEEQSKERYYFLSHWMHHLKTPVSVIELIVDKEQHDKLSDSDKWSRIKRENKRLHTSIEQGLTMIRMDRFENDFTVEAVDLLSSIRKLINERKSEFIYRQVYPVIEADKEDLRILSDKKWNEVMIEQLISNALKYSNADKDSKHIYFRIEQNQQYTNLIIEDEGIGIPTYDMERIFEPFFTGENGRDYRGSTGIGLYLCKKIIEKLGHEISIQSEKSIGTKVMIRYLTKV; encoded by the coding sequence ATGGTTAAATCGATTGCGTTACAATATGTAAAAGACAGGTTGCTCTTTCTTCTTTTTTATTGTGCAAGTATCGTCTGTATTGTGTTATTTTTTTATGTAACAGGTCCGAATGACAATGAAATAGCTTATCCGCTTTGTATGGCTGCTTTCTTTTTGCTTGTCTTTTTATTTGTCGATTGGTCAAAATATTATTCATTTAATAAAAAAATTAAACAGTTGTTTAAAGAACAATATACGGTATTAGAAGGGGCCACAGAAGAGCAGAAACTTGTAGCAGCAGTTATTGAAAAAATGAACAATGATCATGCGAAAGAAATAAGCCAATTAGAAGAACAAAGTAAAGAACGATATTATTTTCTTTCTCACTGGATGCATCATTTGAAAACACCTGTTTCTGTGATTGAACTTATTGTGGATAAAGAGCAACACGATAAATTAAGTGACAGCGACAAGTGGAGTAGGATAAAACGTGAGAACAAACGGCTACATACGAGTATTGAACAAGGATTAACGATGATAAGGATGGACCGCTTTGAAAATGATTTTACCGTAGAAGCGGTTGACCTGCTCTCCTCTATTCGTAAACTCATTAATGAACGCAAAAGTGAATTTATTTACCGTCAAGTGTATCCAGTAATTGAAGCCGATAAAGAGGACTTACGGATTTTATCGGATAAAAAGTGGAATGAAGTTATGATCGAACAGCTTATTTCTAACGCGCTTAAATATTCGAACGCTGACAAAGACAGTAAACATATTTATTTTCGAATTGAACAAAATCAACAATATACAAATTTAATCATCGAAGACGAAGGGATTGGAATACCTACATATGATATGGAAAGGATTTTTGAGCCTTTTTTTACTGGGGAAAATGGCAGAGACTATCGTGGTTCAACCGGAATTGGGTTATATTTATGCAAAAAAATAATAGAAAAGCTAGGGCATGAAATTTCAATTCAATCAGAAAAATCAATCGGAACAAAAGTAATGATTCGATACCTTACAAAAGTGTAA
- a CDS encoding ABC transporter ATP-binding protein: MRLLRAEQIVKIYGDKRGVGTTTALNGVSLTITKGEFVAIMGPSGSGKTTLLNLLSGIDKPTSGFVALSGDEISRMTGDELALFRRKQLGFVFQDFNLLDSLTVKENIIVPMVLEGKSSSEMDNKVDELLHLFGISHIANKYPYEISGGQQQRVAVSRALVNEPAMIFADEPTGNLDSASSETIMESFEKIVSTYETTILVVTHDVFAASYCQKVVFIKDGNIHSTLAKKGDRKEFLHQIMDNLAVLGGKSHDF, encoded by the coding sequence ATGCGTTTATTACGAGCAGAACAGATAGTGAAAATATATGGAGATAAAAGGGGAGTAGGGACGACGACTGCGTTAAATGGAGTAAGCCTCACGATTACAAAAGGTGAATTTGTTGCGATTATGGGTCCTTCAGGAAGCGGAAAAACGACATTGCTAAATTTGTTAAGCGGGATTGATAAACCGACATCTGGATTTGTTGCGTTATCCGGAGATGAAATTAGTAGAATGACAGGGGACGAACTTGCTTTATTCCGCCGAAAGCAGCTTGGGTTTGTGTTTCAAGACTTTAATTTGCTTGATAGTTTAACAGTGAAAGAAAATATAATCGTGCCAATGGTGTTAGAAGGTAAAAGTTCCAGTGAAATGGATAATAAAGTTGACGAGCTTCTTCATTTGTTTGGGATTTCACATATTGCGAACAAATATCCATATGAAATTTCAGGAGGACAACAGCAACGCGTGGCGGTGAGTCGTGCACTAGTGAATGAACCGGCGATGATTTTTGCCGATGAACCAACAGGAAATTTAGATTCTGCTTCTTCTGAGACGATTATGGAATCATTCGAAAAGATCGTATCAACTTATGAAACAACTATTCTTGTTGTTACCCATGATGTGTTTGCGGCTAGTTATTGCCAGAAAGTTGTTTTTATAAAAGATGGTAACATTCATTCAACACTTGCCAAAAAAGGAGATAGAAAAGAATTTTTACATCAAATTATGGATAACCTCGCTGTTTTAGGAGGAAAAAGCCATGACTTTTGA
- a CDS encoding ABC transporter permease: protein MTFEQLVWKMAKVNKRKYLFYFLCNMFAVMIFFMFSTVFFNEGINEAKEMGEGFTEILMIPAIALVLFTIFFISSAHSIFIKRRKKEFGLFMTLGMSFRDIARLLLIENGVIALAAIVSGLGTGAIFSRLFFLLLMKGVELETITFHFSHNMFIVPIGIYLLVFMIAIGKTLWITRNRDLASSIKGDRMSERNTMKNPFIGGIGLSLAIASVFVLYHFSYHEQYKIDEGKLFIYCTIGLLIGLYFTISQLGSFIIGLAKKKRAFYYKRLLFLTNVDYKFKQLKSTLMLIITMAMVTIFYSTLMLFFFSSAEETALQQPFDIAFVQTEQKNQIDDAVLYDIVDQPEHRLQQHETLDVFEFYEILPGWVYEYRFVIMKVDDFNEVAENKVEVKEGEFVSLINSNFEYSTPLENGLTIPMDNATVSLTYTGSVNQQVFNHLPYFDQEFIIVHENDYTNLSSSIEGYRSTIHLFTVTDWKQTALAVETLNETLQRLNELTGPLDEKMTGGSVYEEELMTPMTRIDQYQEQKTAAGLLFFISTFLSVLFFFGTFILLYLNIFTDIEVEKQKYQKLYKIGITRKEMKKMISKELRMLFFVAPIVGIGLGFVYIATLAKDGGGRILENPILLHNFFIIGSMYLLLQIIYYVLARQKYMNEVMRN from the coding sequence ATGACTTTTGAACAACTCGTATGGAAAATGGCCAAGGTAAATAAACGTAAATACTTGTTTTACTTTTTATGTAATATGTTTGCAGTGATGATTTTCTTTATGTTTTCCACCGTTTTTTTTAATGAAGGAATCAATGAGGCAAAAGAGATGGGAGAAGGTTTCACCGAGATATTAATGATTCCAGCTATTGCTCTTGTCCTGTTTACCATCTTTTTTATTAGCTCGGCGCATTCAATTTTCATTAAAAGAAGGAAAAAAGAGTTTGGATTGTTTATGACACTAGGAATGTCCTTTCGTGATATTGCGAGATTATTGCTTATTGAAAATGGGGTCATTGCTCTCGCTGCGATCGTTTCAGGGCTAGGGACGGGTGCGATTTTTTCACGGTTGTTTTTCCTTTTATTAATGAAAGGGGTGGAGCTAGAGACTATCACCTTTCATTTTAGTCATAATATGTTTATTGTGCCTATAGGAATTTATCTGTTAGTGTTTATGATTGCGATAGGAAAAACATTATGGATAACAAGAAATCGAGACCTTGCTTCGAGTATAAAAGGAGATCGAATGTCTGAAAGAAATACAATGAAAAATCCTTTTATAGGTGGGATTGGACTATCTCTTGCCATTGCTTCTGTATTTGTCCTTTATCATTTTTCTTATCATGAACAATACAAGATAGATGAAGGAAAGCTATTTATTTATTGTACTATCGGTCTTTTAATCGGTTTGTACTTTACCATTTCACAACTTGGTAGTTTTATAATTGGACTTGCTAAGAAAAAACGGGCGTTTTATTATAAACGCTTGTTGTTTTTAACAAATGTTGATTATAAATTTAAACAGTTAAAATCAACCTTAATGCTTATCATTACAATGGCAATGGTAACGATTTTTTATAGTACATTGATGTTATTTTTCTTTTCTTCAGCTGAAGAAACAGCATTACAACAGCCTTTTGACATTGCTTTTGTTCAAACCGAACAAAAAAACCAGATAGATGACGCTGTCCTTTATGACATAGTTGATCAGCCGGAACATCGCTTGCAACAACATGAAACCCTTGATGTATTTGAATTTTACGAGATACTTCCGGGATGGGTTTACGAATATCGGTTTGTGATTATGAAAGTCGATGATTTTAATGAAGTGGCAGAAAATAAGGTAGAGGTGAAAGAAGGAGAATTTGTTTCTCTTATCAATAGTAACTTTGAATATAGTACTCCATTAGAAAATGGACTGACTATCCCGATGGACAACGCTACTGTTTCATTAACATATACGGGTAGCGTAAATCAGCAAGTGTTCAATCATTTACCTTATTTTGACCAAGAATTTATTATTGTGCATGAAAATGATTATACGAATCTTTCATCATCGATAGAAGGCTATCGTTCAACAATTCATTTGTTTACGGTAACCGATTGGAAACAAACTGCACTAGCTGTTGAAACCCTCAATGAAACATTACAAAGATTAAACGAGCTTACTGGGCCACTTGATGAAAAAATGACTGGTGGGAGCGTTTATGAAGAAGAATTGATGACACCAATGACTCGCATTGACCAGTATCAAGAGCAAAAAACAGCAGCTGGGCTTCTCTTTTTTATTTCCACATTTCTGAGTGTTTTGTTTTTCTTTGGAACGTTTATTCTTCTTTATTTAAATATTTTTACAGACATTGAAGTAGAAAAACAAAAATATCAAAAACTTTATAAAATTGGAATTACGAGAAAAGAAATGAAAAAGATGATTTCAAAAGAGTTACGTATGTTATTCTTTGTAGCGCCGATTGTAGGCATTGGCTTAGGATTTGTTTATATCGCTACATTAGCAAAAGATGGCGGAGGGCGAATACTAGAGAATCCGATACTGCTACACAATTTTTTCATTATTGGAAGTATGTATCTACTATTGCAAATCATTTATTATGTTTTAGCACGACAAAAATATATGAACGAAGTGATGCGAAACTAA
- a CDS encoding erythromycin esterase family protein: MKKSEIQKRQTCVNEVRQIAQPIEHYHKWIDDYVANKKIVLLGENSHFIGDYYEKKIELIKYLHIHHGFSTVVLESGLLEASMSSIINDDVPIKKRIKHDFLGIYHNEEMLSLFTDPSLASLTITGMDVQPTDSIASQKLVNWVGDHLGSEWKTKLEQIETLFFEFDRQIQNQFKISKKIRGNLKDVIEKYNSVIRDLHSALQKETDTQLRKRLEILLRGMKNRQQWFTLNVKGRIASSRLRDEWMFENLEWILQQEKDKKIIVWSHNFHIRKRKSLLLKIIGMETLGHLLTKHYPNDTYTIGLYARSGSCYNAYKEQYELSTSNPRYLESLIAEATDEEVFLPLTLQTKKQQSWMKQHWWLLESKFPGMGPHPMKPQRFYDGLLVFGEVQPPTYYQVHE, encoded by the coding sequence TTGAAAAAAAGTGAAATACAAAAAAGACAAACATGTGTTAACGAAGTTCGGCAAATCGCACAGCCTATCGAACACTATCACAAATGGATCGACGATTATGTGGCGAATAAAAAGATTGTTCTCCTTGGTGAAAACTCTCATTTTATCGGAGACTATTATGAGAAAAAAATTGAACTTATTAAATACTTGCATATTCATCATGGCTTTTCCACTGTTGTCCTTGAGAGTGGACTACTAGAAGCATCAATGAGTTCTATCATAAATGATGATGTTCCAATAAAAAAGAGGATTAAACATGATTTTCTCGGTATTTATCATAACGAAGAAATGCTTTCTCTTTTTACTGATCCCTCACTAGCCTCGTTAACGATAACTGGAATGGATGTGCAACCGACAGATAGCATCGCTTCACAAAAATTAGTAAATTGGGTCGGCGATCATCTCGGCTCAGAGTGGAAAACAAAATTAGAGCAAATCGAAACATTATTTTTTGAGTTCGACCGTCAAATACAAAATCAATTTAAAATTAGTAAAAAAATAAGAGGAAACTTAAAAGATGTAATTGAAAAATACAATTCAGTTATACGTGACTTACACTCTGCACTACAAAAAGAAACGGACACACAATTGAGAAAGAGACTTGAAATTCTATTAAGAGGAATGAAAAATCGGCAACAATGGTTTACATTGAACGTCAAAGGACGAATTGCCTCAAGCCGGTTAAGAGATGAATGGATGTTTGAGAATTTAGAATGGATATTACAACAGGAAAAAGACAAAAAAATTATCGTCTGGTCCCACAACTTTCATATCCGAAAACGAAAATCACTGTTATTAAAAATAATTGGCATGGAAACGCTCGGTCATCTATTAACGAAACATTACCCGAATGATACGTATACAATTGGACTTTACGCTCGAAGTGGTTCTTGTTACAACGCTTATAAGGAGCAATATGAATTGTCAACATCCAACCCACGATATTTAGAATCATTAATAGCAGAAGCAACTGATGAAGAGGTATTTCTCCCGCTTACTCTCCAAACGAAAAAACAACAATCTTGGATGAAACAACATTGGTGGTTACTCGAATCGAAATTCCCTGGAATGGGTCCTCATCCTATGAAACCACAACGTTTTTATGATGGATTACTCGTGTTTGGTGAAGTTCAACCACCTACTTATTATCAAGTTCATGAGTAA
- a CDS encoding class I SAM-dependent methyltransferase translates to MSITLDRVVFIGRTFEEYLSIFQLTEKELQQKRVLDCPAGACSFTAVANKKGMDVTACDIAYVHQAKALLEKGKLDIEHAMEQVQKEKDLYVWDYFNDVTELAETRKQALADCYEHMVSTPDRYHAVTLPSLPFQDHEFDIILSAHFLFLYADRLDFAFHKAALTEMLRVVSEEVRIFPLVDLNGNRYEHLDEIIEDLRSQGYSVEERLSDYEFQQNANSMLVIKKR, encoded by the coding sequence ATGAGTATTACATTAGACAGAGTTGTTTTTATTGGAAGGACATTTGAAGAGTATCTGTCAATCTTTCAATTGACAGAAAAAGAATTACAACAAAAGAGAGTGTTAGATTGTCCAGCAGGCGCTTGTTCGTTTACCGCGGTGGCGAATAAAAAAGGAATGGATGTAACCGCCTGTGATATTGCTTATGTTCATCAAGCAAAAGCCTTACTTGAAAAAGGAAAACTAGATATCGAACATGCAATGGAACAAGTTCAAAAAGAAAAAGACCTTTACGTTTGGGATTATTTTAACGATGTGACAGAGCTTGCTGAAACGAGGAAACAAGCTCTAGCGGATTGCTATGAACATATGGTTTCAACACCTGACCGCTATCATGCTGTCACACTCCCTTCGCTTCCATTTCAAGATCATGAATTTGATATTATATTATCGGCGCATTTCTTATTTTTGTATGCAGATCGGTTAGACTTTGCTTTTCATAAAGCAGCATTAACAGAAATGTTACGAGTTGTGAGCGAAGAAGTTCGAATATTCCCTCTTGTTGACTTAAACGGAAATCGTTATGAGCATCTTGATGAGATTATTGAAGACTTAAGAAGTCAAGGGTACTCAGTGGAAGAACGATTATCGGATTATGAGTTTCAGCAAAATGCCAATTCAATGCTAGTGATAAAAAAACGATAG